Genomic window (Magnolia sinica isolate HGM2019 chromosome 6, MsV1, whole genome shotgun sequence):
AACAGTAGAAGGTTCCCCCTCTTCTTTCCACTTTCTATCTCTTACTGAATTGTTTCTGCCATGGGTAGCCTTCCGTGAACTAAAGAGTTCCttcatatttgaatattttttagattggttgaacaGGTTAGCCAGAGTAGTCGAGGGATTCTTAGTAATCGAGAAGAAGAATTTTCCTTGTTTAAGGCCAACCACCATAGTGGTAAGAGCTATCTAGTCAGAGTAGCCGTCAACCTGAACTGCTTCAGCTTTGAAGCGAATAATATTATCCCTTAGAAgctcatcttctctctctgtaATTGTGAGAAGGTGAGTTATAgactttcttttatctttttcgcCGATGAACTAAGTGATGAAAGCCTTACTTAACTGGGTGAACGTGCCAATGGACTTGGGCTTCAGGCGTTTGTACTATTTTCGTGCAGCCCTTGACAAAGTTGGAGAGAACGCCCTACACATCACGAGTCCAGAAGCACCGTGAAGTTCCATCCACACTTAGAAGGATTATAGGTGCTCGGCTAGACTCGCTAGCCATGTGTAGGGAGTTATCTGGGGCATTTAGAACATAAATAGTAGTTGGGATTGCATGATGTCATCCGTGAATGGGGGATCAACTTCTTCAAGCAGAGTGTCAATAGAGGCAGGGACCTTTTCCCAACACACCTGTTCATGTCCTTGAACTTATCTCGAATTTTCTCTACCTCCCATGGGACATCGCTCTCTGCTGTGACCTCAGGAGCTTTCCCTCGCCTTTTCTTCTCCAAAGTGTGAAGAAGATTGGACATTGCGAGCTTGGTCATTTCCATGGTCTACGTGGGGACTCACTTGCTTCATGTTGGCCGATCTTTTGCCACATAGGAGTTGTGAGGTGCGAGTGGAGGTCGAGATTGCTCGGTTGCCGCACCCAATTCGATGCCTTAGTTGTCAGGGAGGGGGTGTTGCCTTTCTAATATCCACATAATGCAATCAATGTTACCGGTCAGAGCCTGAATTTGGTTATCCGGAGAGACAAGTCGACTTCCCCTATTTCGGGACCTTTGTGTGATCACTGGGGAAGGCGGATCAGGCTGAGGACCTGATTGGGGAGCCTGAGTGTTTTCAGGTTATTCTTCTAGTGTTGGTTGGGTGATAGCGGCCAGAGACCTCTTTCCTTTAGCCATCAAAGGGAGAAGTAGAAAGACGAATAAACTTATTGTTGTAAGAAGAACTTATTAATGGCTTTGTTGTCAATTCCCATAAACGGCGTCAAATTGTTATTGCTGAAATCTGGTTGATCATATCGCACCCTGTATGAGCCACTAGGTACGTGCACTTCAATGGAGAACAAGAGGACACTGGGGACGACGGTTGTGGtcagggaccctctgatgcctaagtcaggtgtgTATAGTTAAAGTAAGTGTGGTTAGAACTGGGATATTTGTGTGTCCCTTCCCTTTAAACAAGGTAATGTATTTATAGGGTGTTATTAGGCAACTTCTATATCTGAGTAAATTTATAACATACACTGGAGGGGCCTGTATTGGAGTTGGAATATGTTCTTAAGTAATTCTTTGATCATGCCTCGATTGGCGTGATCTTCGGCTAGGATCTTGCTGAATAGTCTTACTTATATATGGTGCGAGATTCTTTTTGGATGTCTGAGCCTGAGGTCAGCATTTAAGGTCGAGGCCAACATCTGAGGTCAAAGTCAGCATTCGACCTCAAGGTCGACATTTGAGGTCGAGGTTTATTAACGAACTTTATCTTCAAGCGGGTTAACTCTTTCAGATCAATCATCGAGTTTCCCTACTCAGCTCTTCTTCTTTAGCCATTTGGTAGTTCAAAGGGTCTACTTTGATGATCTTTTGTCCGCATGTCTCATATGTCAAGTTATCTTGATTTTACCTGTAACGAATATCTTATTTAAGTGGAAAAAGATGCCTAACTCCATCCTTTTCCATCAGCTATGCTCTTGCTCTGGTTACATATCAAACGGTAGAAATTAATTAAGTTGAAAATTTTTACGACACCAGGACTTCAAAGTAATTCTTACGACTCCAGTCACATAAATCGCATACGGGTCAAtagaccacacaacatgaaaactaataataataatcaggAAACGGAAGTAATTGCATTGCAACGGTAGTGTTCCTAATTATTATCGTGATTGGCAATCTAAAGAGCAGTAATGTAAGTCAGACTTTTGGACCCAGGCTTATTTAATATCCATTTGCACCCTCTTTGTTGATGAAGTAAGCTGGCGTATCTCAGGTTGGGTGCCTGTCTAGGCTGCTTTTCAAACTGAGAGGGCATGGGTAGAACTTTactgagatccaccccgtccagcaGCTCCACGGCCCAATTTTACCCAGTGAATGCAATTATTACTGTGATCGAAAACCCAGCagcacaacataggaaacaaatGGGATGGAATGGCCACCATTGATTGGGTGTAAGGCCTATCATGCCATTTGTGTaccatccagtccgttcatctcATGCTGCTCATTAGGATTAAAGAATTACCCAAAATGTACAGTACTCCAAAACTTAAGTGTGACAAACCATGTGAACTTACGGTTCTTAGGTATAATTTTTAGGGTGGCCCAACTGAGTGTTGAATCTGCTTATTTTTAAGACCAATGCCAAAAAGGGGGGCAGTGTAcctggtggacggcatggatatcatGAGGTGGGTATCCAACGAAGTAGGCAAGCGTTTTCCTATTGTTGATTGGACCAGGTATAATATCTGTATTGAAAAGGAATTGGTCTTGTCCTTTGGTATTTggagttgaatgtggaccatttgatGTTATTTTCAATCGTCCAGGTCCAATTGAATTATTACATCGAACACGTCAGTCTTAAAACCTTGATATTATGCAAGTGGCTGGCGAAGAAATGGGCCAGCGCTGTTTGGGCTTTATAACACAGACCTAGACCTGCATTCGGTGCACAggaagtagaggtgtacacgaaccgagctaccTCGGTTAGCTCGCCCGACTCGACTTGGAAAAGTTAGATTCGCTCCAATcggagctgagttcgagccaggTCGAGCTGATATTTTtaactcgaaaatgagtttgagccgagttcaagatggccctagcttgactcggatcgaattgAACATGGATTGagccagtttggtgactcagttactttgctattgataCTGCTCACccagtatttgatgaaatgactcaatgaagcgtGGCTGATGGCAAGGTAcatacattaaacaaatacccttttttttctttgtttttacggtgtttagaaggtatttgataaaatacctgtaaaatcattacttttattttacatatagtgagattttgaaaatgcaGTAGaaatgtttgtggaaatgttgcaCAGGAAAACTCAGCTTGATTTTGGCCCGAACTCAACTCAAATTGGCCCGATCTGCTGGtcgaactgagctgagctggcaCGCCAgactcgaggactgagccgagctgaaTTCGAACTGAAGTCATCTAGTGGCCAAACCAAGTCCAGCTGAGGCCAGCTGGACTTGGTTCGactcaatgtgcacccctaggaAAGACCAATGAAAGGACTGGACTCATCTCCAACAGGCAATTGATCCCCGACCTGGCAATCCTAACCGTTCGATCAGTGGCCTACGACAATCAAGACAGTCCATATGATGACAATCAATTTCGTGCCTCTATTAACGCTGGCCGATGGAGAAGTTACGATGAATCAAACAAACAGCAAGACAAGCACATTGAATGCGAACGTTGATCGACTTCACttgaccgtccattcatttaatATAATCGTGTCCCACGTGATCATTAGACTGGCCTATATGCCTATATCTGACATGACGCATCTATACAGTGGATCCAATCTATTGAGTGGCTCGGATCTCACACATGTATTTCAGGATTCCACAGTGTAAAGAGCGGGtgccaaaaattaaaataattaaaaagtaaGGTTCTGGGTTGATAATAAATCACTACAACAACCATATTTAAATATCAGTGAGGACAGTGATATGATGACGACACGTTGTGACCCACTCCGCACGCTGGTACACTCGAGGAGTTGCACTTTATTGGCTGTTAGCCTTTGCACACGTGTTGAAAATCCACACCGCACATAAGACGATCCAAACTCCATAGATGATTGCACTTTATCGGCTGTTAGCCTTTGCACACGTGTTGAAAATTCACACCGTACGTATGACCATCCTAACTCTATAGATGGCTCTCCTAGCAAAACAGACCGGCCTAACCATCAGATGAACACTGCTTCAACAAAACATGCAAACCTGATTATCAGATGTACTGCATGTCCACATAAGAAATGGACAAGTCCAGCCTGCCCACGCATGTTGCACATCTGGATGGGCCGTACATTCAACACGGTGATGCCTgcctgatgagcggcttggatcttcAATACGTGTGACATCTTCCCTAGTGTGAGAGGCGAGTGGAAAAGGAAGTGCACTCGCTTGCTATTTAGCCATTCGAGGCATTTTGCTTGGTACGCGACAACAAGCTCGCTAGAATACATCtcctcatggggcccacatacagATATCTTCAGGTGATCAGAACGGTCCATTAGGATAGTAAGAATCCAGTAATCATTTGGAGAATGATAGAATGACCTTTGAATTGATAATTTAAATCtacaccattgaaattttcttttcaaagatCCTATTCaattattataaaaatttataagtTCATCCATTCACCAAGGATTTTGTAATGTGATCAATCCGTTTAACCTCCAAGATGAAGGACAGATCTGATTGGAAAACCATCTCTGCCAGTAGGTCCGGTCTAGCGACGATTGACAGTAGCCTAAATCGCGACAGATACAAATGGAActtctcatcatcttcctctcccCAACCTCATCCTACCCTTTACAGGCCCAACGCAATCCCTCATCCGAGGACTTGTATGACACGTGGCGCATCTTTGCATGCTATACACAGAGTTTCTATCTCCAGGACGTCTGTCGCATGGTTCGATAATCCAGGCCATTGGTCTGTTGTGTCCCACTGTAGATGTACTATATCTTAAAATTATGTTCTAAAAGACGATCTTAGACTTTCGATATCTGCCCTATAGATGAATGGTCAATAAGAGAAACACATCAACCGTCGAAATTCAATTGAAAAATGACACAATATTTCCAGATTGAATCTctttttctaaatgatttttatctAACGCTCTATCCAAAGTGGTCATtaataaatgaatggtttggattactgaaccgAGGTCCTCAATTGTCATAAATCAAAACACGTGTATACCATGGAAAGACATGGACCACACGTAATCACATATAATGGTCCAGACCaccaccgaaaaaaaaaaaaaggggggaaataAAGAAAAAGCAGTAAAAGCGAGCCCAACTGGAAATGGAGGAGATGATGATGGAAGGCCATGAAGGCGTCATCAGCCCCACCACCATCAACGGCCCTCCTTTATCAAGCTCCTGCTGGAAATTCTACCAAAACCCATGCTTTCATTCCCCCTACTACCACCATCACCAACATTACCAGCAACAAACCCATCGTTCTTACATCAATCTCCCTCTCTCCGCCCGCAAGCTCGCCGCTTCCTTCAGCCAccacatctccttcttccaccaccCCATGAGCCCCTTTCCTCCTTCCATGCACTCCGACCTCGATATCGCCCGGACCCACATGGCGGAATTGACGGCCGAGATCGAATTCGAGCGGAGGCTGCGGAAACAAGCGGAGTCGATGAATAAGCGGCTGGCGAGAGAGGTTCTGGAGGAGAGGAGGAAGCGGGAAGCAATGGAGCGTGCCTGTGAGGAGCTCGCGAAGGAGATTGCCTGTATGAAGGAGGAGATCGATGAGATGAAGAGAGAaatggaagaagagagaaagatgcTGAGGATTGCTGAGGTCTGGAGGGAAGAGAGAGTGCAGATGAAGCTCTCCGAAGCGAGGATTTTCATGGAGGAGAAAATGCTAGAGCTGTCCAAGGTGAAGGCCGAGGAGGAGGGAGAGGTCGAGGTTAAAAGGGAGGAGGGCATTTTGGGGATTGGCGATTTGGGCGGGGGTATTTGTGGGAATTCGGCTCGGTCACCAACTAAACGGAAGGGGTCTCTTGAAGTGGAGAATCCTCACATAAGGAGAGGGATCAAAGGGTTCGTGGAGTTTCCGAAGGTGGTTCGAGCCGTGGGTTCGAGAGGGAGGCAGCTGGGTTCGAAGCTAGAGTGTCAGAAGGCTCAGCTCCGGCTTTTCTTGAGGCAGAAGAACCCGGTCGGGTTGGGGGTTGCTGGACCGGATAACGTCCGGCTCGTTATGGGATAATGATTTTGGGGTTGCAAGGGTTTTCGGTACATTTTCTCTTTTTCatcatttatttttcttcttttacatTTCCTTTCACTTGGGTATTATAGGATCCTCGACCCGAGGATTTGTACAAGTGGAAGTAtgatcagtgatccagacctCTGGTCTGCTAGCCACACTGTCCATCGATAATCATAACCGTTCAATTTGTTGCCTGTGGATGGACGGTAAAAGAATTGAAATACAGCAATGTCCCACATTTTATTATGCAGAGATAAACGGAGTGTGCCCCACAAGAGTCTTTGGTTGTAAAATATTTATGAGCCCAAGGAGGGtaaggtttgctagaatacatgtTGACAATTGCAATAATATAAATCAAGACTCTGAGTCGTTggatttagtttttctttttcaatggACCCAATTCGTTTATGAGATAGGTACCCCTTTGGATGGAGAtgctaaaaaatttcaaattgaatATTTCTACCCTTTGATTGAACCATCCATATTCAAGGCGAACGGTACATATCCAGGGCCAACAGAACCAAAttataatttagtaaaaaataaataaaatcgggAGCTTTTATTTGTTCTATCTACCATTCAAAGTGAGTCATCATAAAAGTAGTTCGGATTATCTTTATAGGCTATAGTCCATGCATGAGCTCTAGCTAATTACATACCATATCTAAAGTATTTTACACCAAGGCTAAATATTACCTGGTTAATGGTCTCTATgatctttgtgggtcccactctctGTATTTCTACAGGTTGAAGAAGACTGTAGATGGACCGAAATAGTCGTGGCATGGTCTATCAAGGTGGTATCAACAGATTAATGGTTTGCATTATGAACCATAGGTGATATTTTTTACAAATTGAGAAGTCGAGTAAACATCCATATCATTGGGTCGAGGATCGTGTAAATCCTATGCTTAAGTTGCTGAAAGTTGTTGTGAAAAGGGGAGGAAAATGGCTTGTAATTTGTTTATATGGATATTGTAATTCATGAATGTGGACCGTCTTTATTTATACAGTTTTTACAATAATCAAAAGCTTATCTTTTTGAAATTCTGCAATTGCTTATGATGGACTTTTCcagaaatagaattgaatttcATGCTGGAAATGTGATTCTTTAATGGGGTTTGCTAGCCCACACATGTCCTGTCCAAATGTACCTTTAATGCTGCACATGTACCTTGCATAAGATGGCCCCTGTTATGAATATGATCATTTGACTGGTCACGACTCAGGTGGGCCGCCACCCTGAAaataatggatggttgaaaaaacttaatgatggtccacattcaatgtaaacatgtggcccacctgatgagtagatggtccacattcaatgtaaacatgtggctcacctgatgagttgCTGAGTCGACTCAATTTGAATAGATTTCATCATGACTCAGTGAAAAACCTGACCTGTCACAACTCGGTCAAAAGATTGGAAAAACTTGATTTGATTCAAACAAagttttgatgtagagcgggtcgcgtaCACTTTCATGCCCAAGATGGACCGGAGAAATCCTGATCAAAGGCAAAAGTGATTTGAACCGTCAGAACCTTATAACAAGCTTATCTcacaaactgaaatgagttattcgacctatcatatatgattttgggtaggagaagctactttagccactaaCCCGGTCATACTGGGTTGCCCACActaaatttgtgagattctattatgttgatggtcgaaaattcaatttatttccatttttactatttatagtaaattttagtttaattataactcttggtagtttgagctttaggagttgtgtccaacataaaaagtgtttagaaaaattaagagaataacatgtTAAGTTAGATAAGACAGTATAAAGTAGTAAatttactgtttatagtaagttacaaattttagagaGTCAAGAGTTTGATTTTAAAACTTCTTACAAATTATCATTATCTAAAGGATTATAAATTAGTTTTTATTATATCtaccaataaaattttaaattttttagaatttatttatatttgctTATTTTTCCTCATAGATTCGAAGTAACCTCATCATGCCCATCTCGCGTCGCCTTTGGAAGAGCGGACTCATGAAAACTCATAAAAAAAACTCACTGAAACTCAACCTGACTCACCAATACACGACAAAATATAtgtattattatattttaaatatttaatattattataaaactTGGGACGAAATTCCAGTTAATGAACACTGGTGGACTTTCAAATCAGGTGGAGTTTTCAAGCTTTTAAACTATTGTAAGCAACGTATGCATC
Coding sequences:
- the LOC131248622 gene encoding protein BRANCHLESS TRICHOME-like; the protein is MEEMMMEGHEGVISPTTINGPPLSSSCWKFYQNPCFHSPYYHHHQHYQQQTHRSYINLPLSARKLAASFSHHISFFHHPMSPFPPSMHSDLDIARTHMAELTAEIEFERRLRKQAESMNKRLAREVLEERRKREAMERACEELAKEIACMKEEIDEMKREMEEERKMLRIAEVWREERVQMKLSEARIFMEEKMLELSKVKAEEEGEVEVKREEGILGIGDLGGGICGNSARSPTKRKGSLEVENPHIRRGIKGFVEFPKVVRAVGSRGRQLGSKLECQKAQLRLFLRQKNPVGLGVAGPDNVRLVMG